In Nitrospinota bacterium, the genomic window TCGACCTGATTGTCGCCAACGACATCAGCGCCCCCGGTATCGGCTTTCAGTCCGATTCCAACCAGGTCACCCTCATCGACAAAGATGGAGCCATCGACTCCCTCCCGCGATTGTCCAAACGAGAAATCGCCGGTGTTCTGCTGGACAGGGTTAAGGGGAAAATGAGGTCTAAGGGCTGACACCAATATTTCCCCTATTTGGATAAAACAAAGGCGCGTTTTTTCAACCCAATACAGGGTATGATTACTTTTTGGCGTGCGATTTCTTACGTTTTTTTTTCAGTTGCCAAAAGTCTTTGATGAAGGAGATCGGCTTCTTGAACCAATGTGGGTTCGAGCTCTGCGATTTGAATGGGTAAATCCATTTGCCCGTGTTTTATCGTCAGCACCAGAAGAAAATCTTTTAGCTCAGTGCATACCAGGAAATGCTCGCGGACGCGATAAAATTTGAAGTGTGTTGAAACCTGAGGTTTTGGGCGCAGAAGATCAGGTTTTTCCTGTAATAGAGATAGGGCCGTTTGAATATCTTCAAGATAACGGTTTGCGGTTTTTTTACCCCACCTTTGGATAGAATATTCTTCAATCGCTTGAAGGTCATAATGGGCTCGGTCCGTGAGCTTTATGGTGACCGTCACGCTTATTTACCGCGTTTTTTGAATTTTTCCATGTCGTCTTTCAAGTTTCCCGAAAACTTGGTGGTTCGGCCAGCGATAGCGTCTTGATAACCTTCCAGTATGCCGGCGCGCAACTCGGCGGCTTCCAGGCGTTGCTTTTTTTCCCGTAAGACATCCCGCATAAATTCTGTGGGTGTTGCGTACAGGGTTCCGTCCCCGCAGTTACGATCAATGAAAGCACGAAGCTCATCGGTTAATGTAAGATTGAGACTGCTACTCATAAGATACACTCCAGTTTTGTTTCTTATATTATGAGCATTACGTCGAATATTGTCAATATTCGACGTAGAACCTATAGCAGGTAGACCGGGCGACAGGTTTATTTCCCCTCAGCACTTTTCACACACCGAAAGCCGACGGTCTTGTTCCTGACAGTTGGCAGGGTGGCGTTTCGGTAAACCATGTTGACGTCGTAGGCGTTGTTTCTCCAGTTGCCGCCGCGGATGACCTTATATTGGCCCTTGTCGTGGCCCTGCGGGTTTGCCTTGGGGGAGAACAGATAATATTCCGCCAGATGCCAGTCGTGGGTCCATTCGGAGACATTGCCCGAAAGGTCATAAACGCCGTAATCCGATTTCCCCGCTTCATAGGAACCCACGGGTGTGGTTTTGTTCACTTCTTCGTGAAAATTCACTTTGGTTTTATCCGGCAGGTCGTTGCCCCAGGGATAAATGACTAGACGCTTGCCGCGCGATGCCTTTTCCCATTCCGCTTCGGTGGGAAGACGCTTGCCTTTCCATTTGCAGTATTTGTCGGCCTCTTTCCATGAAACCCCAACCACGGGTTGCGTGGGTCCGTTGAAATCGGGGTCGTCAGCGTAGGCCGGTTGTGTGGCTCCGGTAGTTTTCACGTATTCCTGGTAATCGGCGTTGGTGACTTCATAAATATCTATGCTGAAGGTGTCCACATGTACATGGTGCGCGGGGTTTTCCGGCCCCAGGGAATGGCGGTCGTGGTGCATGAGTTCCCCAGGGTTCAATTCCTGAAGGGAGCGGCGGCTTCCCATTTCATAAATGCCGCCTTCTATAAGAGCCATGTTTCCCATTCCAGCGGTGCTTTTTGCATCCTCCGCAAAAGAAGCCGTAGTGAATAATTGCAACAAAAGGACCAAACTGGGAATGAACCAACGCATAATGTATTCTCCGACAATTCAAAAATGGAAATAGACTGAAATTTCACCGATTAAATAGATAATAACGAAACCTGCGGCCTTTTTGGGAAAAATGTTTAACCTCAGAGAGAGGCTGATGTCCCTACCTGCATTCGTTTTCCGCCTGTTTGTGGATTGACTCTCTATTTTAATCAGTATAAAATTTTATCACAGTCTGTAAATTGTGTTTTTTCATTGAGATAGCCTGTATCTGCCCGA contains:
- a CDS encoding type II toxin-antitoxin system RelE/ParE family toxin; amino-acid sequence: MTVTIKLTDRAHYDLQAIEEYSIQRWGKKTANRYLEDIQTALSLLQEKPDLLRPKPQVSTHFKFYRVREHFLVCTELKDFLLVLTIKHGQMDLPIQIAELEPTLVQEADLLHQRLLATEKKT
- a CDS encoding CopG family transcriptional regulator translates to MSSSLNLTLTDELRAFIDRNCGDGTLYATPTEFMRDVLREKKQRLEAAELRAGILEGYQDAIAGRTTKFSGNLKDDMEKFKKRGK
- a CDS encoding formylglycine-generating enzyme family protein, which produces MRWFIPSLVLLLQLFTTASFAEDAKSTAGMGNMALIEGGIYEMGSRRSLQELNPGELMHHDRHSLGPENPAHHVHVDTFSIDIYEVTNADYQEYVKTTGATQPAYADDPDFNGPTQPVVGVSWKEADKYCKWKGKRLPTEAEWEKASRGKRLVIYPWGNDLPDKTKVNFHEEVNKTTPVGSYEAGKSDYGVYDLSGNVSEWTHDWHLAEYYLFSPKANPQGHDKGQYKVIRGGNWRNNAYDVNMVYRNATLPTVRNKTVGFRCVKSAEGK